From the genome of Variovorax sp. RA8, one region includes:
- the glyS gene encoding glycine--tRNA ligase subunit beta has translation MSTKNNLLVELFVEELPPKALKKLGDAFAGVLRDQLRAQGLADASSVLTAYASPRRLAAHLTNVGAQAADRAISQKLMPVAVGLDAAGQPTPALLKKLAALGADAAAVPGLRRAMDGKAEALFFDSSAKGATLAEGLQKALAEAIAKLPIPKVMSYQLEAGCALPGWTSVSFVRPAHGLVALHGDTVVPVEALGLQAGRETHGHRFEARRDPIVLRDANSYAVQLEEEGAVIAGFEARRFEIARQLAEAALSAGAGTQPIDDDALLDEVTALVERPNVLVCEFEREFLGVPQECLILTMKANQKYFPLLDAAGRLTNKFLVVSNIRPADASAVVGGNERVVRPRLADAKFFFDQDRKKSLASRVESLGKVVYHNKLGTQGERVERVMRIAHAIGEQLGTASSDPALAPRAVQASQLAKADLVTDMVGEFPELQGIMGRYYALHDGLEHAVADAIEDHYKPRFAGDALPRGPVGIVAALADKLETLVGMFGIGNLPTGDRDPFALRRHALGVIRMLTERHLPLGLRDLIGQAYAAFNAPKAGDHPLADPTEALEAFIYDRLAGSLREQGASAQEVDAVLAPAPQRLGEVPKLLAAVRAFAALPEAPALAAANKRIGNILKKSPEADAHVSELLLKEPAEKALHAAMQKVLPTANAQFDAGDYTASLQTLAALRGPVDAFFDDVMVNAEQSDLRLNRLGLLMLLHRAMNQVAQLERLAA, from the coding sequence ATGAGCACCAAGAACAACCTGCTCGTCGAACTGTTCGTCGAGGAACTGCCACCGAAGGCGCTCAAGAAGCTGGGCGATGCCTTTGCCGGCGTGCTGCGCGACCAGCTGAGGGCCCAGGGGCTGGCCGACGCGAGCTCGGTACTGACGGCCTATGCCTCTCCGCGGCGCTTGGCGGCACACCTCACCAACGTGGGCGCGCAGGCCGCCGACCGCGCGATCTCGCAGAAGCTCATGCCCGTGGCCGTGGGGCTCGATGCTGCCGGCCAGCCAACGCCGGCGCTGCTCAAGAAGCTGGCCGCGCTGGGCGCCGATGCCGCCGCCGTGCCAGGCCTGCGCCGCGCGATGGATGGCAAGGCCGAGGCCCTGTTCTTCGACAGCAGCGCCAAGGGCGCGACGCTGGCCGAAGGCCTGCAGAAGGCGCTGGCCGAAGCCATCGCGAAGCTGCCGATCCCCAAGGTCATGAGCTACCAGCTCGAAGCCGGCTGCGCGCTGCCCGGGTGGACCAGCGTCAGCTTCGTGCGTCCGGCGCATGGGCTGGTCGCGCTGCATGGCGATACCGTGGTGCCGGTCGAAGCGCTGGGCCTCCAGGCCGGACGCGAAACCCATGGCCACCGCTTCGAGGCCCGGCGCGACCCGATCGTGCTGCGCGACGCCAACAGCTATGCGGTGCAGCTGGAGGAAGAGGGCGCGGTAATTGCCGGCTTCGAGGCGCGCCGCTTCGAGATCGCGCGTCAGCTGGCCGAGGCCGCGCTGTCGGCCGGCGCCGGCACGCAGCCGATCGACGACGATGCGCTGCTCGACGAGGTCACGGCACTGGTCGAGCGCCCCAACGTGCTGGTCTGCGAATTCGAACGCGAGTTCCTCGGCGTGCCGCAGGAATGCCTCATCCTCACGATGAAGGCGAACCAGAAATACTTTCCGCTGCTCGATGCCGCCGGGCGCCTCACCAACAAGTTCCTGGTGGTCAGCAACATCCGCCCAGCCGACGCCAGCGCCGTGGTCGGGGGCAACGAGCGCGTGGTGCGCCCGCGCCTGGCCGATGCCAAGTTCTTCTTCGACCAGGACCGCAAGAAGTCACTCGCTTCGCGCGTCGAGTCGCTGGGCAAGGTGGTCTATCACAACAAGCTCGGCACGCAGGGCGAACGCGTCGAGCGCGTGATGCGCATTGCGCACGCCATCGGCGAGCAGCTGGGCACGGCTTCGAGCGACCCTGCGCTGGCGCCGCGCGCGGTGCAGGCGTCGCAGCTCGCCAAGGCCGACCTGGTCACCGACATGGTCGGCGAGTTCCCCGAGCTGCAGGGCATCATGGGCCGCTACTACGCGCTGCACGACGGCCTCGAGCACGCCGTGGCCGATGCGATCGAGGACCACTACAAGCCCCGCTTCGCAGGCGACGCGTTGCCGCGTGGCCCGGTCGGCATCGTGGCCGCCCTGGCCGACAAGCTCGAGACCCTGGTGGGCATGTTCGGCATCGGCAACCTGCCGACCGGCGACCGCGACCCCTTCGCGCTGCGCCGCCACGCGCTGGGCGTGATCCGCATGCTGACCGAGCGTCACCTGCCGCTGGGCCTGCGTGACCTGATCGGCCAGGCCTATGCCGCCTTCAACGCGCCCAAGGCCGGCGACCATCCGCTGGCCGACCCGACCGAGGCGCTCGAAGCCTTCATCTACGACCGCTTGGCCGGTAGCCTGCGCGAGCAGGGCGCCAGCGCCCAGGAGGTCGATGCGGTGCTGGCGCCCGCGCCGCAGCGCCTGGGCGAGGTGCCCAAGCTGCTGGCGGCCGTGCGCGCCTTCGCAGCCCTGCCCGAGGCGCCGGCGCTGGCCGCGGCCAACAAGCGCATCGGCAACATCCTCAAGAAATCGCCCGAGGCCGATGCGCATGTGAGCGAGCTGCTGCTGAAGGAGCCGGCCGAGAAGGCGCTGCACGCCGCCATGCAGAAGGTCTTGCCCACGGCCAATGCGCAGTTCGATGCCGGTGACTACACCGCCTCGCTGCAGACCCTGGCTGCGCTGCGCGGGCCGGTCGACGCCTTCTTCGACGACGTGATGGTCAACGCCGAGCAGTCCGACCTGCGGCTGAACCGTCTGGGGCTGCTGATGCTGCTGCACCGGGCCATGAACCAGGTGGCGCAGCTGGAGCGGCTTGCGGCGTGA
- the glyQ gene encoding glycine--tRNA ligase subunit alpha, producing MLTFQQIILKLQSYWDAQGCALLQPYDMEVGAGTSHTATFLRALGPEPWKAAYVQPSRRPKDGRYGENPNRLQHYYQYQVVLKPAPANILELYLGSLEALGFDLKKNDIRFVEDDWENPTLGAWGLGWEVWLNGMEVTQFTYFQQVGGIDCRPITGEITYGLERLAMYLQGVDNVYNLSWTEGLSYGDVYKQNEVEQSTYNFEHSDADFLFTAFAAHEKQAKHLMEQKLALPAYEQVLKAAHSFNLLDARGAISVTERAAYIGRIRNLARSVAQSYYESRERLGFPLAPREWVAEMTKKAA from the coding sequence ATGCTCACCTTCCAACAAATCATTCTCAAGCTGCAGTCCTACTGGGATGCCCAGGGCTGCGCGCTGCTGCAACCCTACGACATGGAGGTGGGGGCCGGCACCTCGCACACCGCGACCTTCCTGCGCGCGCTCGGCCCGGAGCCCTGGAAGGCCGCGTACGTGCAGCCCAGCCGGCGGCCCAAGGACGGCCGCTACGGCGAGAACCCGAACCGCCTGCAGCACTATTACCAGTACCAGGTCGTGCTGAAGCCGGCGCCGGCCAACATCCTCGAGCTCTATCTGGGCTCGCTCGAAGCGCTGGGATTCGATCTGAAGAAGAACGACATCCGCTTCGTCGAGGACGACTGGGAGAACCCCACGCTCGGCGCGTGGGGCCTGGGCTGGGAGGTCTGGCTCAACGGCATGGAGGTGACGCAGTTCACCTACTTCCAGCAGGTCGGCGGCATCGACTGCCGGCCCATCACGGGCGAGATCACCTACGGCCTCGAGCGCCTCGCGATGTATCTCCAGGGCGTGGACAACGTCTACAACCTGAGCTGGACCGAGGGTTTGAGCTACGGCGACGTCTACAAGCAGAACGAGGTGGAGCAGTCGACCTACAACTTCGAGCACAGCGACGCGGACTTCCTGTTCACTGCCTTCGCTGCTCACGAGAAGCAAGCGAAGCATCTGATGGAGCAGAAGCTCGCGCTGCCGGCCTACGAACAGGTGCTCAAGGCGGCCCACAGCTTCAACCTGCTGGATGCGCGCGGCGCCATCAGCGTGACCGAGCGTGCGGCCTACATCGGCCGCATCCGCAACCTCGCGCGCAGCGTGGCGCAGAGCTACTACGAAAGCCGGGAGCGCCTCGGCTTCCCGTTGGCGCCGCGCGAATGGGTGGCCGAGATGACGAAGAAGGCGGCCTGA
- a CDS encoding type II asparaginase, translating into MFFAPRFRAFAAAAALTAAAAIAHAQQALPNVVILATGGTIAGAGASAANSATYAAAKVPVDKLIAGLPEISKVANVRGEQVFQIASESFTNDNLMVLAKRVSALAKQADVDGIVITHGTDTLEETAYFLNLVVRTSKPIVVVGSMRPGTALSADGALNLYDAVNVAASKDASGKGVLVTMNDEIQSGRDVSKMVNIKTEAFKSQWGPLGMIVEGKSYWFRAPVKRHTTQSEFNIDEITALPAVDIVYGYGSVPATAIDALAKSGVKALVHAGTGNGSVADRIVPVLQKLRGDGVQIIRSSRVPDGFVLRNAEQPDDKYDWVAAHDLKPQKARILAMVALTKTNDPKEMQRIFWEY; encoded by the coding sequence ATGTTCTTCGCCCCCCGCTTCCGTGCCTTCGCGGCCGCTGCGGCGTTGACGGCCGCCGCCGCCATCGCCCATGCCCAGCAGGCCCTGCCCAATGTCGTGATCCTCGCGACCGGCGGCACCATCGCCGGCGCCGGCGCCTCGGCCGCCAACAGCGCCACCTATGCCGCCGCCAAGGTGCCGGTCGACAAGCTGATCGCCGGCCTGCCCGAGATCTCCAAGGTCGCCAACGTGCGCGGCGAGCAGGTGTTCCAGATCGCCTCGGAGAGCTTCACCAATGACAACCTGATGGTGCTGGCCAAGCGCGTCTCGGCCCTCGCCAAGCAGGCCGACGTCGACGGCATCGTGATCACCCACGGCACCGACACGCTGGAGGAGACCGCCTACTTCCTCAACCTGGTGGTGCGCACCTCCAAGCCCATCGTGGTGGTCGGCTCGATGCGCCCGGGCACCGCGCTGTCGGCCGACGGCGCGCTCAACCTGTACGACGCCGTCAACGTCGCCGCCAGCAAGGACGCGTCCGGCAAGGGCGTGCTGGTGACCATGAACGACGAGATCCAGAGCGGCCGCGACGTCAGCAAGATGGTCAACATCAAGACCGAGGCCTTCAAGAGCCAGTGGGGCCCGCTGGGCATGATCGTCGAGGGCAAGAGCTACTGGTTCCGCGCGCCGGTGAAGCGCCACACCACCCAGTCGGAATTCAACATCGACGAGATCACGGCGCTGCCCGCGGTCGACATCGTCTACGGCTACGGCAGCGTGCCCGCCACCGCGATCGATGCGCTCGCCAAGAGCGGCGTGAAGGCGTTGGTCCATGCCGGCACCGGCAACGGCTCGGTGGCCGACCGCATCGTGCCCGTGCTGCAGAAGCTGCGCGGCGACGGTGTGCAGATCATCCGCAGCTCCCGCGTGCCCGATGGCTTCGTGCTGCGCAATGCCGAGCAGCCCGACGACAAGTACGACTGGGTGGCGGCGCATGACCTGAAGCCGCAGAAGGCGCGCATTCTCGCGATGGTGGCATTGACCAAGACCAACGACCCGAAGGAAATGCAAAGGATCTTCTGGGAGTATTGA
- a CDS encoding TetR family transcriptional regulator C-terminal domain-containing protein has protein sequence MSSPTLPTAAALAQQMPAPEGPLSRARPGRERILAAIRSAAIAEFSLHGLKGSSTQAIAARAGLTKPQLHYYIAGKEELYEELLMQVLHDWKVVFAFEEHASAPGPVLEDYIRKKLDHAFDNPEISRIFTREVLDGGRNLARYWPNARAWTQKKVDIINGWIARGLMRPLDARLLLMHIWAMTQSYADYALQTRVMLGLPPDAPIEREPIARELVAFVLGGCGIDR, from the coding sequence ATGAGCAGTCCCACCCTCCCCACCGCGGCCGCGCTGGCGCAGCAAATGCCGGCGCCGGAAGGCCCGCTGTCGCGCGCACGGCCGGGCCGCGAGCGCATCCTGGCCGCGATCCGCAGCGCGGCCATCGCCGAGTTCAGCCTGCACGGGCTCAAGGGCAGTTCCACCCAGGCGATCGCGGCGCGTGCCGGCCTCACCAAGCCGCAGCTGCACTACTACATCGCCGGCAAGGAAGAGCTCTACGAGGAGCTGCTGATGCAGGTGCTGCACGACTGGAAGGTGGTGTTCGCCTTCGAGGAGCACGCCAGCGCGCCGGGGCCGGTGCTCGAGGACTACATCCGCAAGAAGCTGGACCATGCCTTCGACAACCCCGAGATCTCGCGCATCTTCACCCGCGAGGTGCTGGACGGGGGCCGCAACCTGGCACGCTACTGGCCGAACGCGCGCGCCTGGACGCAAAAGAAGGTGGACATCATCAACGGCTGGATCGCGCGCGGCCTGATGCGGCCGCTGGACGCGCGCCTGCTGCTGATGCATATCTGGGCCATGACCCAGAGCTACGCCGACTACGCCCTGCAGACGCGGGTGATGCTGGGCCTGCCGCCCGATGCGCCGATCGAGCGCGAGCCGATCGCGCGCGAGCTGGTCGCCTTCGTGCTGGGCGGCTGCGGGATCGATCGCTGA
- a CDS encoding MFS transporter: MLGVAQTLAWASSYYLPAVLAGPMGAELGVSPSTIFGAFSLALIVSAATGPWAGRAIDRFGGRPVLVASNLVFAAGLAGLAVATHAVHVFAAWLLLGVGMGSGLYEAAFATAVRLHGRDARGAITGITLLAGFASTVGWPLSAWLEDVAGWRGACLAWAGLHLVLGLPLNALLPRPPAAHAMQAEDGKAGQGRAAVLTPAQQRRAGWIMAYVFAVTWFVSTAMAAHLPRLLLAGGATLAVAVSIAALVGPAQVAGRLIEFGFLKRAHPLLSARLATLAHPLGALCLGLFGMQAAAAFAVLHGLGNGILTIAIGTLPLLIFGPQGYGQRQGLLMVPARIVQAGAPFLFGLALERWGAGALWLSTGLGLSACAALLAMKLPPARQSADSRPVEDAVASR, translated from the coding sequence ATGCTCGGCGTGGCGCAGACGCTCGCCTGGGCTTCCTCCTACTACCTTCCCGCGGTCCTCGCCGGGCCCATGGGGGCCGAGCTCGGCGTCTCTCCTTCCACGATCTTCGGGGCCTTCTCCCTGGCGCTCATCGTGTCCGCGGCGACCGGCCCCTGGGCGGGGCGCGCGATCGACCGCTTCGGCGGCCGGCCGGTCCTGGTCGCGAGCAACCTGGTGTTCGCCGCGGGCCTTGCCGGGCTTGCGGTGGCGACCCATGCCGTCCATGTCTTCGCTGCCTGGCTCCTGCTCGGGGTTGGGATGGGCAGCGGGCTGTACGAGGCCGCGTTCGCGACGGCAGTGCGCCTGCACGGACGCGATGCGCGTGGCGCGATCACCGGCATCACGCTGCTGGCGGGCTTCGCGAGCACGGTGGGCTGGCCCCTGTCGGCTTGGCTCGAGGACGTCGCGGGATGGCGTGGCGCATGCCTGGCCTGGGCCGGACTGCACCTGGTCCTCGGCCTTCCGCTGAACGCGCTGCTGCCACGGCCGCCGGCGGCGCACGCCATGCAGGCGGAGGACGGCAAGGCCGGGCAGGGCCGGGCGGCCGTCCTCACGCCGGCGCAGCAGCGCCGGGCGGGCTGGATCATGGCCTACGTGTTCGCCGTCACCTGGTTCGTCAGTACCGCGATGGCCGCCCATCTGCCGCGGCTGCTGCTGGCCGGCGGCGCGACGCTCGCGGTGGCGGTGTCGATCGCGGCGCTGGTGGGGCCGGCACAGGTGGCGGGCCGGTTGATCGAATTCGGCTTCCTCAAGCGCGCACACCCCTTGCTGTCGGCGCGCCTGGCCACCCTGGCGCACCCGCTGGGTGCACTGTGCCTGGGGCTGTTCGGGATGCAGGCAGCGGCGGCCTTCGCCGTGCTGCATGGCCTGGGCAATGGGATCCTGACCATCGCCATCGGCACGCTGCCCTTGCTGATCTTCGGGCCCCAGGGGTATGGCCAGCGCCAGGGCCTCCTGATGGTGCCTGCGCGGATCGTGCAGGCCGGTGCGCCCTTCCTGTTCGGCCTGGCGCTGGAGCGCTGGGGTGCCGGCGCGCTCTGGCTCTCCACCGGCCTCGGCTTGTCGGCTTGCGCAGCCTTGCTGGCCATGAAGCTGCCACCGGCGCGGCAATCGGCGGATTCAAGGCCGGTGGAGGATGCCGTCGCCAGTCGCTGA
- the arsH gene encoding arsenical resistance protein ArsH, whose product MSPELPNIDPALFDRPDLDQLLAPQRSAHAPRILLLYGSARERSYSRLLTEEAARLLRAMGAETRIFDPRGLPLPDDAPEDHPKVRELRDLAQWAEGMVWTSPERHGAMTGIMKAQIDWIPLSVGAVRPTQGKTLAVMEVSGGSQSFNAVNQLRVLGRWMRMITIPNQSSVAKAFLEFGEDGRMKPSPYYERVVDVMEELVKFTLLTRDCAGYLVDRYSERRENAAALSKRVNQRSH is encoded by the coding sequence ATGAGTCCTGAGCTTCCGAATATCGACCCGGCCCTGTTCGACAGGCCCGACCTGGATCAGCTGCTTGCGCCGCAGCGTTCCGCGCATGCGCCTCGCATCCTGCTGCTCTACGGCTCCGCGCGGGAGCGTTCCTATAGCCGGCTCCTGACCGAAGAAGCCGCGCGCCTGCTGCGCGCCATGGGAGCGGAGACCCGGATCTTCGATCCCCGCGGGCTGCCGCTGCCCGACGACGCGCCGGAAGACCATCCGAAAGTTCGCGAGCTGCGCGACCTGGCGCAATGGGCCGAGGGCATGGTCTGGACCTCGCCCGAGCGCCACGGAGCGATGACCGGGATCATGAAGGCGCAGATCGACTGGATCCCGCTGTCGGTCGGCGCGGTCCGGCCAACGCAGGGCAAGACGCTCGCGGTGATGGAGGTGTCCGGCGGCTCCCAGTCCTTCAATGCGGTCAACCAGCTGCGCGTGCTGGGCCGCTGGATGCGCATGATCACGATCCCCAACCAGTCCTCGGTCGCAAAGGCCTTTCTCGAATTCGGCGAAGATGGGCGCATGAAACCGTCGCCCTATTACGAGCGCGTGGTCGATGTGATGGAGGAACTGGTGAAGTTCACCCTGCTCACGCGCGATTGCGCCGGCTACTTGGTCGACCGCTACAGCGAACGCCGGGAGAATGCCGCGGCGCTGTCGAAGCGCGTCAACCAGCGCAGCCACTGA
- the arsB gene encoding ACR3 family arsenite efflux transporter: MSAVIQTPPRGAASMSVFERYLTLWVFLCIVAGIVLGQLFPAGFQAVGRLEVARVNIPVGVLIWVMIIPMLLRVDFAALGQVKQHWRGIGVTLFVNWAVKPFSMAFLAWLFVRQVFAGYLPAEQLDSYVAGLILLAAAPCTAMVFVWSRLTGGDPVFTLSQVALNDAIMVFAFAPIVGLLLGLSAITVPWDTLITSVGLYIVLPVIFSQLLRRRLLRAGPAAFERALHRIGPWSIAALLLTLVLLFAFQGEAILRQPLVIAMLAVPILIQVIVNSGLAYWLNRKLGEKHNVACPSALIGASNFFELAVAAAISLFGFHSGAALATVVGVLIEVPIMLAVVKVVNASRGWYES, encoded by the coding sequence ATGAGCGCAGTGATCCAAACGCCGCCCCGGGGCGCGGCCTCCATGAGCGTCTTCGAGCGCTATCTGACCCTGTGGGTGTTCCTGTGCATCGTCGCAGGCATCGTGCTCGGCCAGTTGTTCCCCGCCGGCTTCCAGGCTGTCGGCCGGCTGGAAGTCGCGCGCGTGAACATCCCGGTGGGCGTGCTGATCTGGGTGATGATCATCCCGATGCTGCTGCGCGTCGACTTCGCGGCGCTGGGGCAGGTGAAGCAGCATTGGCGCGGCATCGGCGTCACGCTCTTCGTCAACTGGGCCGTCAAGCCTTTCTCGATGGCCTTCCTGGCGTGGCTGTTCGTGCGCCAGGTCTTCGCCGGCTACCTGCCGGCCGAGCAACTGGACAGCTACGTCGCCGGCCTGATCCTGCTGGCCGCGGCCCCGTGCACGGCCATGGTCTTCGTCTGGAGCCGGTTGACCGGCGGCGACCCGGTCTTCACCCTGTCCCAGGTGGCCTTGAACGATGCCATCATGGTATTCGCCTTCGCGCCGATCGTGGGGCTGCTGCTGGGCCTGTCCGCCATCACCGTGCCATGGGACACCTTGATCACCTCGGTGGGGCTGTACATCGTGCTGCCGGTGATCTTCTCGCAGCTGTTGCGCCGGCGGCTCCTGCGCGCAGGCCCGGCGGCCTTCGAGCGCGCCCTGCATCGCATCGGCCCCTGGTCCATCGCGGCGCTGCTGCTGACGTTGGTCCTGCTCTTCGCGTTCCAGGGCGAGGCCATCCTCCGGCAGCCGCTCGTGATCGCGATGCTGGCCGTGCCGATCCTGATCCAGGTCATCGTCAACTCGGGGCTGGCCTATTGGCTGAACCGCAAGCTCGGCGAGAAGCACAACGTGGCCTGCCCCTCGGCGCTGATCGGCGCCTCGAACTTCTTCGAGCTGGCCGTGGCGGCGGCCATCAGCCTGTTCGGTTTCCATTCCGGCGCTGCATTGGCCACCGTGGTGGGCGTACTGATCGAGGTGCCGATCATGCTGGCGGTGGTGAAGGTGGTGAATGCGTCGAGGGGCTGGTATGAGTCCTGA
- a CDS encoding arsenate reductase ArsC, translated as MTDTIHNVLFICTGNSARSIIAEGLTNHLGGSRFRAFSAGSYPKGAVHPLALATLHTLHVPDADYRSKSWDEFAKDGAPRMDFVITVCDQAAGEVCPVWPGQPVTAHWGLPDPAAVEGSDEEKKRAFMDAAVTLKRRIEFMLSVPLGKLEHMAIQHEVREIGKR; from the coding sequence ATGACCGACACGATCCACAACGTACTTTTCATCTGCACGGGCAACTCTGCCCGCTCGATCATTGCGGAAGGCCTGACCAACCACCTCGGCGGCTCGAGGTTCAGGGCCTTCTCTGCCGGCAGCTATCCGAAGGGCGCGGTGCACCCGCTTGCCCTGGCGACCTTGCACACCCTTCACGTCCCGGACGCAGACTACCGCAGCAAGAGCTGGGACGAATTCGCCAAGGACGGCGCACCAAGAATGGACTTCGTCATCACTGTCTGCGACCAGGCGGCAGGCGAAGTCTGCCCAGTCTGGCCCGGCCAACCGGTCACCGCCCATTGGGGCCTGCCCGATCCGGCTGCGGTGGAAGGTAGCGACGAAGAGAAAAAGCGGGCTTTCATGGACGCCGCCGTGACGCTGAAGCGGCGCATCGAGTTCATGCTGTCCGTGCCCCTCGGCAAGCTGGAGCACATGGCCATCCAGCACGAGGTGCGCGAGATCGGCAAGCGCTGA
- a CDS encoding ArsI/CadI family heavy metal resistance metalloenzyme codes for MKRFHVHLHVDDLAQSVGFYTRLFAAEPVRLEADYAKWMLDDPRLNFAISTHGQGHGVDHLGFQAEDEGELAELKARAESTDRAILNEGATVCCYARSEKHWVTDPQGIAWEHYRTLERAEGYGEARPAASAQEGGGACCTGAAPRGKPLAVPVKSASSCC; via the coding sequence ATGAAGCGCTTCCATGTTCACCTGCACGTCGATGACCTGGCCCAGAGCGTCGGCTTCTATACCAGGCTGTTTGCTGCGGAGCCGGTCCGCCTCGAGGCCGACTACGCCAAGTGGATGCTCGACGACCCTCGCCTCAATTTCGCCATTTCCACTCACGGGCAGGGCCACGGCGTGGACCATCTGGGCTTCCAGGCCGAGGACGAAGGCGAGCTGGCCGAGCTGAAGGCACGCGCCGAGTCGACCGACCGCGCGATCCTGAACGAAGGCGCAACGGTGTGCTGCTACGCCCGCAGCGAAAAGCATTGGGTGACCGATCCGCAGGGCATCGCCTGGGAGCATTACCGGACGCTGGAACGCGCGGAAGGCTATGGCGAAGCCCGCCCTGCAGCCTCCGCGCAAGAGGGCGGCGGCGCTTGCTGCACCGGCGCGGCGCCGAGGGGAAAGCCGCTCGCCGTGCCCGTCAAGAGCGCCTCTTCCTGCTGCTGA
- a CDS encoding ArsR/SmtB family transcription factor has product MEETDVVRALAALAQPVRLRVFRSLVVAGPEGLTPGALVEALDVPATSLSFHLKELVHAGLVSQERQGRNLIYRAAFDRMTALLGYLTENCCQGEACLPEGAAACNNC; this is encoded by the coding sequence ATGGAAGAAACTGATGTTGTCCGAGCCCTCGCTGCGCTGGCCCAGCCGGTTCGGCTGCGGGTGTTCCGCAGCTTGGTGGTCGCCGGCCCCGAGGGCCTCACGCCCGGCGCACTGGTCGAGGCGCTGGACGTGCCCGCAACCAGCCTCTCCTTCCACCTCAAGGAACTCGTCCACGCTGGCCTGGTGTCGCAGGAGCGCCAGGGCCGCAACCTGATCTACCGCGCCGCCTTCGATCGCATGACCGCCCTGCTGGGCTACCTCACCGAGAACTGCTGCCAGGGGGAGGCCTGTCTTCCCGAGGGCGCGGCCGCCTGCAACAACTGCTGA
- a CDS encoding NAD(P)H-dependent oxidoreductase, producing MRVLVVYCHPVETSFHAALHQEVLRNLKAAGHEVDDCDLYAEGFDPVLSREERLGYHEVPNNQLPLMPYIERLRRAEAIVFCFPTWCFGLPAMLKGYFDRLFMPGVAFDLSDPANVKPMLTHIRRISAVVTYGRPRWVAWYMGDPPRKIVTRYMRRLTGPQARVDYHAHYHMNVATEPQLKRFLQRVGQAMARFA from the coding sequence ATGCGCGTACTCGTCGTCTACTGTCATCCGGTCGAAACCAGTTTCCATGCCGCCCTGCACCAGGAGGTGCTGCGCAACCTGAAGGCGGCGGGGCACGAGGTGGACGACTGCGACCTGTACGCCGAGGGCTTCGACCCGGTCCTCTCGCGCGAGGAGCGCCTGGGCTACCACGAGGTGCCGAACAACCAGTTGCCGCTCATGCCTTACATCGAGCGCCTGCGCCGGGCCGAGGCGATCGTGTTCTGCTTCCCGACGTGGTGCTTCGGCCTGCCCGCGATGCTCAAGGGCTACTTCGACCGCCTCTTCATGCCCGGGGTGGCCTTCGACCTGAGCGACCCCGCCAACGTCAAGCCGATGCTGACTCACATCCGGCGCATCTCGGCCGTCGTGACCTACGGCCGGCCGCGCTGGGTCGCCTGGTACATGGGCGACCCGCCGCGAAAGATCGTGACACGCTACATGCGGCGGCTCACCGGCCCGCAGGCGCGCGTGGACTACCACGCCCACTACCACATGAACGTGGCGACCGAGCCCCAGCTCAAGCGCTTCCTGCAGCGCGTGGGCCAGGCGATGGCGCGCTTCGCCTGA
- a CDS encoding creatininase family protein → MLHGYIPPHRFLPYLSWTEIDALPDRENTVIVLPCGAIEQHGPHLPCSVDSVIASGVMGKALERLPPEVRAFALPTITYGKSEEHLHFPGTMTLTGTTLLATVTEIGESVYRAGFRKLLFANGHGGQPQVLEMAARELRLRHGDFIIVPHGVSRLPNASSRQISEQERKLSMHAGHSETALMLALAPDTVHMDRAAANYPPPFPIKLLSADGRPACAWTARDFGPSGVIGDPTSATREQGEEILDTLAASWVQALTELHALRWVVREEATWERGHQHGFVQSAAA, encoded by the coding sequence ATGCTGCACGGCTACATCCCGCCCCACCGCTTCCTGCCCTACCTGAGCTGGACCGAGATCGACGCGCTGCCCGACCGCGAGAACACCGTGATCGTGCTGCCCTGCGGCGCGATCGAGCAGCACGGTCCGCACCTGCCGTGCTCGGTCGACAGCGTGATTGCCTCCGGTGTGATGGGCAAGGCGCTCGAGCGGCTGCCGCCCGAGGTGCGTGCCTTCGCGCTGCCGACGATCACTTACGGCAAGTCGGAGGAGCACCTGCACTTCCCCGGCACCATGACGCTGACCGGCACCACGCTGCTCGCGACCGTGACCGAGATCGGCGAGTCGGTCTATCGCGCGGGCTTTCGCAAGCTGCTCTTCGCCAACGGTCACGGCGGCCAGCCGCAGGTGCTGGAAATGGCGGCGCGCGAGCTGCGGCTGCGTCATGGCGACTTCATCATCGTGCCGCATGGCGTCTCGCGCCTGCCCAACGCGTCGAGCCGGCAGATCAGCGAGCAGGAGAGAAAGCTCTCGATGCACGCCGGCCATTCCGAGACCGCGCTGATGCTGGCGCTGGCGCCCGACACCGTGCACATGGACCGCGCGGCGGCCAACTACCCGCCGCCCTTCCCGATCAAGCTGCTGTCGGCCGACGGCCGTCCGGCCTGCGCCTGGACCGCGCGCGACTTCGGGCCCAGCGGGGTGATCGGCGACCCCACCAGCGCCACGCGCGAACAGGGCGAGGAGATCCTCGACACGCTGGCCGCCAGCTGGGTGCAGGCGTTGACCGAGCTGCACGCGCTGCGCTGGGTGGTGCGCGAGGAAGCGACCTGGGAGCGCGGCCACCAGCATGGATTCGTCCAGTCCGCAGCGGCCTGA